A single window of Cervus canadensis isolate Bull #8, Minnesota chromosome 17, ASM1932006v1, whole genome shotgun sequence DNA harbors:
- the GPR33 gene encoding probable G-protein coupled receptor 33, with protein MDLTNSTDYLLNDSTLIRNRTHISASASTVIVVVLLFMSFLIGTITNGLYLWVLKFKMKKTVNTLLYFHLILSYFISILFLPFLAISHLQDNHWSFGRATCKIFNSILYAAMFASVFFISAISVDRYLLTFHPVWSQLHRTPRWASSIILGIWIFAAALGMPYVVFRETHTDHRGRVTCQNNYAVSTNWESKKMQTLRKWIHVACFSSRFLLGFLLPFLIITFCYERVAKKMKERGLLKSSKPFKVMMTAIVSFFVCWMPYHVYQGLLLTENRSLFFQLTLLLTVVTTTFNTVFSPTLYLFIGENFRKVFKKSVLVLFESTFSEDSLSERTENLNSEADM; from the coding sequence ATGGACCTGACCAACTCTACTGATTACCTGCTCAATGACTCTACTTTAATAAGAAACAGAACTCACATCTCAGCTTCTGCCTCAACAGTGATTGTTGTAGTTCTTTTGTTTATGTCATTTTTAATTGGCACGATCACCAATGGTCTCTATCTATGGGTgctaaaattcaaaatgaaaaagactgtCAATACTCTCTTGTATTTTCATCTCATTCTCtcctattttatttcaatattatttttgccatttttggCCATCTCTCACCTTCAAGACAATCACTGGAGCTTTGGAAGGGCCACGTGCAAGATCTTCAACAGCATTTTGTATGCAGCAATGTTCGCCTCTGTCTTCTTCATCTCAGCCATCAGTGTTGATCGTTACCTTCTCACTTTTCACCCGGTGTGGTCACAACTGCATCGAACCCCACGCTGGGCTTCCAGCATCATCCTGGGAATCTGGATCTTTGCTGCTGCCCTTGGCATGCCCTATGTGGTTTTCAGGGAGACACATACTGACCATAGAGGAAGGGTGACCTGCCAAAACAACTATGCTGTGTCTACTAACTGGGAGAGCAAAAAGATGCAAACATTAAGGAAATGGATTCATGTAGCCTGTTTCAGCAGTCGCTTCTTGCTGGGCTTCCTTCTGCCTTTCCTCATCATCACCTTTTGTTATGAAAGAGTAGCCAAAAAGATGAAAGAGAGGGGACTGTTGAAATCCAGCAAGCCCTTCAAAGTCATGATGACAGCCATTGTCTCCTTCTTTGTGTGTTGGATGCCCTATCATGTATACCAAGGCTTACTTCTCACTGAAAACAGATCTCTGTTTTTCCAGTTGACTCTCTTACTCACAGTGGTAACTACTACCTTCAATACTGTGTTTTCTCCCACACTCTACCTCTTTATTGGGGAGAACTTCAGAAAAGTTTTCAAGAAGTCTGTCCTTGTTCTTTTTGAGTCAACATTCAGTGAGGATTCCTTGTCAGAAAGGACAGAAAACCTAAATTCAGAAGCCGACATGTAA